In Streptococcus gallolyticus subsp. gallolyticus DSM 16831, the sequence CAGCAGTAGCCGATTACGAAGCTAAAACGACTGAGGACGGCTATTTAAGCGAAGCAGCAGGACAATCTCTTATCTTCGAATCAGGCTCAGAACCCAATACCATTGCAGAAGTTGATAACAATGCCACAGCAGTTGACCAAGCAACCGCACTCGCATGGGTAGAAGCTAATGCCGTCGAGGACAAAGACATCATTGCAAATGATATTATCAGCAATCCAAATTACATTAGTAGTGGCAGTTATTATTTCCTACAACAAGGAATTCCAACAGTAGTTACTTATAACAATCTTGAAAATACCTATTTCAATACAACAAAAGTTGCTAGTGTGGTATATACTTACACCCTAGAAAGCCAAGAATCTGGCGACCAAGTCTTGGTAAAATTCTTCAACGATCCAACAAACACCATTGATGTTATCAGCTTGAATCAAACAACGCAGATTGGCATGGACGTGCAATTTTTAGATGAAAATGGCGAAGCTATTGACGTCTCTGGAGCTCTACTCTCGTTTGCCTCTCTTAATTCAGGTGCAGTTTATGATGACGAAAGTGAGTCTTATGTTTTAAATTCTGATGAATATGTGACGAATTTTGATGGTGATTATATTGCTATCAATGGGGCTTCTGTAAGTTACAATGCTAGTGAAAATCGAGCTTACGCCGCTACCAGCAACGAATCCCTTGAACAAGGTAGCCGATTTGAGCAGAATGAATGGGATGGTACGGAGTTATCATGGTATGGTGCCATTGTCGGCGTGGTTGGAGATGACGGTGAGATTCATTTTTCATTCGGTTCCAACAACCGTTCAACGCAATGGTTTGCTTTCAATTCAAGCGTTAAGGCGTACAGCGTTCCCGTTCTAGAAACGGTTGAAGAACCAACTTTGCAAGTTGTTAGTGTCAGCTATACTCCATATCAATATCAAGCTCCGACAAGTTCTTTAGATGATATTATCGTATCAGAAGAAAGTTTGGATGACCCAGAAACAACCGTTTTAAATCCGACTACGGATGATATTTCTGCTGATGTCGATGATGAGATTAATACTGACGACGAAGTAACTGCAGGTGATACGGCAGTT encodes:
- a CDS encoding GbpC/Spa domain-containing protein encodes the protein MFKKSKETFYIRKLTIGVVSVAVAGLLVINNAQVNADETTTDTVEQVATDTELTESDLIQAQADQDQAITEAQAAGVEVTIEDMVTTSDLSEAVTNTIADTEAIQDATAQQEQNNADYAVAIENYNQEVADNQAAYEAAVADYEAKTTEDGYLSEAAGQSLIFESGSEPNTIAEVDNNATAVDQATALAWVEANAVEDKDIIANDIISNPNYISSGSYYFLQQGIPTVVTYNNLENTYFNTTKVASVVYTYTLESQESGDQVLVKFFNDPTNTIDVISLNQTTQIGMDVQFLDENGEAIDVSGALLSFASLNSGAVYDDESESYVLNSDEYVTNFDGDYIAINGASVSYNASENRAYAATSNESLEQGSRFEQNEWDGTELSWYGAIVGVVGDDGEIHFSFGSNNRSTQWFAFNSSVKAYSVPVLETVEEPTLQVVSVSYTPYQYQAPTSSLDDIIVSEESLDDPETTVLNPTTDDISADVDDEINTDDEVTAGDTAVIVPRQEAIDNALDPVSSVTVSDAYIADTLPKTGTEKQSLLAILLGTLLTMSGLIDIRKKVDK